The DNA sequence aaaaataaaaatgaagcaGATGGCGCGTAGAGGTGTAGTGAATATGAGCCCAATTAGTGGTGTCAAGAGAAGAACTAATGGGAAGGAAAATATCCAAGGACAGAAGAAGCTCTGTACAGAGGAAAGCCGCATACAACAAGCAGAGGTGGAGGGTGCCAGCCGACAAATGGCACCCATAGCACCATGAGAATCTTAACATGGAACtgtcggggtttggggagacccctgacaGTCCATAATCTAAAAGGGATTCATAAGTCCCACTCCCCCGAGGTTGGTTTCATCTGTGAATAAAAAAATCAACCTCGGATGGTGGAAAAAGGTATTGAGACAATGTGGATATTCAAACTGGTTTTTGGTGGATCCATTAGGTACAGCGGGAGGACTTATTTTGGTATGGAAGGAGGGTTGTGAGGTAAGCATCATTCGTCACTCCAAATATTTTATTGCTGCGAAAGTTAAAGACTTGGCTTTGAATGAGCTATGGAGTTTGGTGGGAGTCCATCTGAGCACTAATGATCAAGTTCGGCATAACCAATTTGAAGATATTTCAGACTACCAGACACACTCATTAATGAAATTCACAGAATTCTTACTCAGTACTGGTGGGGTAAAAAAGGAACAGAACGTAGAATGGTTTGGATTGGCTGGGATACAATGTCCAGACCTAAGAAGGAGGGGGGACTAGGCTTGAAAGATTTGAGGGCTCAGAACCTAGCCTTATTAGGAAAACAGTACTGGAGGATTGCTACTCAGCCTAATTCTATCCTAGCAAGAACACTGAAAGGTAAATACTTTAAGTACAGCAATGCGATGAGTGCTGACTTAGGAGGCTCACCATCTTGGGGTTGGCGCAGCATCTTAGAGGGCCGAACGGTTGTTGAAAAAGGCCTGGACTGGAGGGTTGGCTCTGGTAGTTTCATCCAAGTATTTAGCGACCCTTGGTTACCTCTGCCATATCCGTTCCGTATCCCTCTGTTACAACCTATTGTCCCGCAGAATTCGGTCTTCTGGGTAAAAGATCTTATGCTGCCTGATAGAAATTGGAACCACAACCTGATTGCCAACAGTTTTCTCCCTGAAATTCAAAGCAGAATCTACTCAATTCAACCTGTAGATGGAGAAGATGTGCTTCAATGGAGTCTCAACAAATCTAAAATGTATGACACGGTCTTAGGTTATAACATTGCTTACCTATTTTTTCACCCTCCATTAGAGCACTGCCTTGACCACATGAAGCAAAAGCATATTTGGCAGCACTTTGGGAAGCTGAAAGTCCCTCCCAGCGTGAAGATGTTCCTCTGAAAATGCCTCCATGGTCGAATTCCAGTGCTAGAACTCATCCATCGCAGATTTCCAAGTACAGGTTCACTTTACCCTTATTGTCACACGCAATCAGAGTCAATCACCCACTGCCTAATTACATACAACAAAGCCCAAGACATTTGGACTAGAAGTCAGATTTACCTGCACCTTCCACATCCTATCGGTGACCAGTTCTTTGAATGGTGGTAGGAATTGAAGACAAAGCTTGAGCGGCAACATGATGGAAAGAGGTTGATGGGTCTTGTGGCAAGTATCTGTTGGAACATATGGAAGGCAAGAAACCTTTGGGTCTTTGAGCACACAAACCAAACACCGGAAGAGACGTTTCAAATGTCGGTAAACCTGGCGCAACAATTCATCTCTCTAGCCTAAACTCACTGTCTTAGGTTTTCGTTTTTTCCCCAATTCTCCCTTCTAAGTTTGGTTCAGTTTTATTCACTTTGCCTTTAATGAGTTTTTATTTGGAAAACTCCCACTTTTTCTATCTCATGTCCTGCATTTGGACACTTGTACCACTTTTATGATGCAATAAAAGTcctttttaactttaaaaaaaaaaagcagataatatacttctaaaaaaaattaatacaaaaattaatctctatatcattttttttttgtcagataTAACAATCTCCAGTCCATTTTTCAACGTGATTCACTAATGTTGAGTTAACATGTTAATTTGCACACATGACAGTTAAATGTCTACGTGTGCCAGAAAGACAAAACAGTTCTTGACCTTTTAATAAAAAACAGCGTTGTATTAATAATGGTATGAAACGCTGCATTTAGCACCTAGCGGCACCACTTGGGCATTTTCTTTTTTGCGATCCTAAAACCCTTGGAAGCTCAGTGAAGCAGAAACAATAGAAAAAGTGAAAGCCAAGGGAAGCCAAGTACAAATTTCTTGAATCTGCCTCTGTCGTCCTCGACTTCTGTGCCGCCCCGGAGGATGGATGCAGGTCGCCGTCAAGTACGTCCCCATCAACCACCTCGTCATCAATGTTGACCTTGTGTCCATCGCCCTCCTCCGTGGCGCCATTGCCATCCAGGAGGATATCACTAGACCTGAGTGTAAGAGCCGCGTTAAGAAGCTTATGACCAACTACGGTTGTACCGCATTCGACATCATATTCAACGACGATTCTTCGAATATTGGAGACGCTTAGGAGCAGGAAGCCATGTCCCAGAATGCCATCGTCATCGATGCTGTTAAGCTTGCAACTCAGTTCTTGTTTATTGATTTATTATGTctgattttgttttttattttttgcatcaTAGGTTTTTAGGTCGTAGTATTCTAATGTATTGGTTGAATCAGGTGAGTGATGATTTTGTTTGTCATTTTGTGCATGGTTGGGTTAGAAACTAAGAATTGTATTGCAGGGTTTTTCTTTGCTGGTGTGGACGTGTGGTGGTAGTTGTTTGAGAAGGTTCAGGTGGAAAAGCCAGTTACGAGTCGATCGTCGTTATGAGTTGcgatggctttttttttttttttttctattacaaGACCAAGGATTCCTTTGTCCTATTCGCACATGTAGACACTTAATGGTCACATGTGTGAGCTAATAtatcaatttaatatttaatattttttgttagtgaATAATGTCAGAAAATAAACTGAAAACTGTTAtgtctaataaaaaaaaagaaaaattaatctgtgtattaaattttttaagattttaaaatgtgcacttttaaaattttaaagattgatttAAGTAATTCTtctaatatgattttttttagactAACACTTttagatcaattgaaaatttgaaagttaaGGAAAGTAAAGTGAAAATTTGAAGGATCATGTTTAGTTATAAATAGGACGATAatcgaaaatatttaataataaaaataaataaataaaaaatagtcaaaatttatcttatttaatatttattaattatttataataattaataaatattaaataaaataaatttttactatttttttacttCTTTAGTATTActgataaaataagataaatcaatctatttttaccaattttagttgtaagttgtaatttacaacataaaaattaaaattaaaatcaaatttaaatttaaaaataattacaaattttaaattaatttaaattaatctaatattaattcattatttaatttaaataaatattaataatttaaattttgtattatgGAAGTAGTAACTTATGGCTGAAATTAGTCCCTTACCTTTCAGCTATGAGAAATTGGGAATAccacagaaaaaaaaattacaaatttacgATAGAATAAGATAGAATAGTTCACTCCATTTTACCAACTCTAATGGTAAGTtgtaatttataatataaaaattaaaattaaaataaaaattaaatttaaaaataattacaaatttaaattaatttaaattaatctagtatttaatttattacataatttaaataaatgttGGTTGTTTAAATTTCCAATTATGTAAATTTacgatagaataaaaaaaaaatgaaaagcagaaGAAAATACCTCGCCTTTTGTTTCTCCAAAGCAGAAGACACTCCGTGATCTCTGACTTCTCTCCACCGTGGAACCTCCCTCCACCTAAATCCCCGCCGCCGTAAAAACATCCGCCTCCGATCCAAATGAAGCGCAAGAAGTGGTCGGAGCAGGAGGAACAAACCCTCCTATCCAAGTACTCTGAACTACTCCGCTCCGGCACCCTCGCTAAGCTCAAGACCCGCGAGAAGAAGTTCAAACCCGTCGCCGACCACGTCAACTCCCTCCACCACCATCGCGATCCCTCCGCCTTCCCTTTCACGTGGTCATGGCGCGACGTATCCATCAAGGTCCAGAACATGCGCCACCAGTACCTCGGCGTCAAGCAGAAGATCCAAGGTCTCTCGCCTCACTCTTTCAACTGGTCCGATGGTCTCAATCACTGGGAGAATTTTCTTTATTACAAGGAAGTCTTCGGCGATATTCCGTCGTCCTCTTCGATTGCGAGAAACGGTTCTAATTCTGCGGTTTCGTTGCGTAGCCTTGGATTTTCGGGTTCTGatgatgatattattgatgaagatgatgattgtGATGAGGATGAGGAGGAGTGTGAGTGCGGTGGTAATGATTTTGATGATGATTCCGGGGAAGAGGTGAGGCGGATTGGGGGTATTGGCGTTAGGGTTTTGGAGCTGAGGGAGGCGGTGGCGAAGAGGGAGGagaggaggagggagagagagtttCGGAGGGAGAAGGAGGAGGCGGTGGCGGAGAGAGAGCGGGAGAAGCGGAGGAGGGAGGGGGATGATAGAGGAGTTGAGGTGGAGGTGGAATCTGAATTGGAGGAGAGGCGGTTGCGGTGGGCGAGGAGGGAGGTGGCAAGGAGGGCGAGGCTGGAGAGGGAGCTGGAGGAGGAGCGGAGGCGGCGGAAGAGGGCGGAGGAGAGAATGGAGGAGGAGGAGATGGAGTGGAGGGAGAGGATGGTGGCAATGCAGGTTGAGCATGAGAAGCAGATGATGCAGATGCATGTTGATGCTTGCCAGAACCAGATGCAGATCCTTGGGATCATGGCCAGGATACTATGCCAGTTCTTTGGCTCTGGGAGTGATGGATTGGGTGGTGGCAGCGGCAGCGCCACTGGCAGCGGCTTGGCAGCGTTGCCCTCTCAGGTGTTGCAGAATTTGCAACACACTGGGGAGTTGGGGAATGTAAAACCGGATGCTAATTCGCCTTCGGAATTTATGTAAAAAAGGATTGAAGCAGAGTACTCTGTTCAATATACTTCATGGATGTTGTCAACGTGAAAAAGATGAAAATGAATATTTCATTGTATCGCCAGGTCCTttttgtgttgttgaaattaTAGGTACCATTTAACTGGAGGCAATTTTATTCGAGGAAATCCTCTAATTCTTGATTCTGATGATTGTTTATCATACCATGTGTTTAAGCTTTCTTGATTGTGAAGGGAAACTCCTACTTTGGGGAGGGGAAATGCGGGAAGATGTTGACAGCTGCCCAACCAAGTGCTGAGTGAGAAAGTCTCATGATGAGCTCACTTAACATATTTGTAAGTTTTTAGAAATACTATTATTAGACCTAAGGTTGCTGAAAAGACGTAGAAAGTAGCATTTTTTTATGCAGTTCAATACTTCATGAGGCTGCTTTGTATGCTAAGTGCATTGGTTCTTCTATTTTTCATAGATGACTCGGTTAATATAATTCTATTTCATTAGAGTTGAGTAGATGAGGCTCTAGCCTGTATGGTGAAGCCTGCTCAATACATTTTTGAAAGGAATAAGCGTATGAAACAAAGATCAGAATGCAGAAATCAGAGTTTACACTTAAAATTCCCAGTTAAGTGTGAACTGGTGAGTAATCATAATATGTGAATGTGGAAAATTTATGATCTTTTGGTTTACATTAAAGCACTAACTAGTGACATGTTGGTTTGCTGGTCTATCATCTTGTACGTTATTTTTGGGTCTCTAACTAATGAGCATTGCATATTTG is a window from the Arachis hypogaea cultivar Tifrunner chromosome 17, arahy.Tifrunner.gnm2.J5K5, whole genome shotgun sequence genome containing:
- the LOC114925685 gene encoding uncharacterized protein; amino-acid sequence: MKRKKWSEQEEQTLLSKYSELLRSGTLAKLKTREKKFKPVADHVNSLHHHRDPSAFPFTWSWRDVSIKVQNMRHQYLGVKQKIQGLSPHSFNWSDGLNHWENFLYYKEVFGDIPSSSSIARNGSNSAVSLRSLGFSGSDDDIIDEDDDCDEDEEECECGGNDFDDDSGEEVRRIGGIGVRVLELREAVAKREERRREREFRREKEEAVAEREREKRRREGDDRGVEVEVESELEERRLRWARREVARRARLERELEEERRRRKRAEERMEEEEMEWRERMVAMQVEHEKQMMQMHVDACQNQMQILGIMARILCQFFGSGSDGLGGGSGSATGSGLAALPSQVLQNLQHTGELGNVKPDANSPSEFM